DNA sequence from the Carassius auratus strain Wakin unplaced genomic scaffold, ASM336829v1 scaf_tig00045811, whole genome shotgun sequence genome:
AACTAGGGCTATAGTTGTAGCACGTTAATTTAATTAGTTGGTTATGGGAAAACACTGTGAAAACACTATATTTACATAATGCACATGCCCTGACCCAGAGCTGTATGACATCTGACATTTTATACTATTAACAAACTTAATACAGGGCGAGGCTATATGGCATTTATTTTGGCACTGCTGTTACTCAAAATTTTTGTGGAAAGACTTTTCCTCATTGGTTACTGAGAATATTGATAAAGATGTTTCTTtactttgagaaaatattttgtttggatttgttaatttgaaagaaaaaaatgcatttacataaaaattacatttgctaAATCTTATTTTGTTAACAAaattgtatatacatgtaaattcTCAAGTTCCTCCCTCTGTCTCCATGGTGCGAGGTCACCCCTTCCGAAAGGCAATCTGTCACACCCTTGTGGACTGTTGATCAGGTTTTCTCCCTCTGTGTCCTTTTTTGGTTGTTCCTGTTAGTTAATCACCTTCATTGTGCTCACCAGTCTGCCCCTCGTTATCTGCCCAATATTATTTCCTGTCTCTTGGGTTATAGTTTGTCTGTGATTTGTGAATGTTACCCTGCGCATGTGTGCCTTTTCTGTTTGAACTCTGCTTTTCGTGGTATTTTTTGTGATCCTGCCTGTTCTGTAGCAAATCAGCACTGTGACAACAGGattgttttgctgtttgctgacttcatttaaaaaaatgttgttgtcatTTATTGTTAGTTATTTGTATTGGGATGTCTTTTTTACAATTGTTGATTGCCTCTGTTCTTGAGGTATGTGTATCTACTGAAGCCTAGAGTATGTTCAACCAATAATATCCATTTCCAAGATATTTTACAGACAAAGACCATATCTACATATTAGATTAAGCTATCTATTAAGGTTTCTATAATTCACTGTTTGCCATTGGTAAACACCCTTTTTTCAcctcttggatttttttttttataaaaaacaatttatttatatgtacttGTATGTAgtataactaaatatatttgtggcACACTATAAATTGGTATATTTAAAGTCTGTTAAATTGGAATTAGCTAACACAAGAAGCATGATCCCAACTAAACTAAACACTgatcaccacaatggtgacttcaaattaatcaaatatcaacatttaactTCTGTTAATTCTCTATAAGAGCTTCTCTTGAtgtatgacagaaataaagtcaatctaatgAGTTTAGCTGGTTAAGCTGTTTGTGGAAATGCATATTTCCAGACATTCCGCACTTTTTAGTATACTTAACATGaattagatattttaaatacaattaagtaTATGTAATTTTCACAAGGGGTATCACTGCTGAACACAGTTGATTTGGCTCTAATTCAGTCTTTCAGGAGCTTCAGAGCTTCAATCTGCTGCTTGATCACTAGAACATCTTCATCAGCATCTCTTCTTCTGAAATGATGCTCTTTTCTGCTTTATTATTTCTCCACCAGCACAACAGCTTTATATGACAGGAGCCACACAGCTATCACTCAAATATCTCtagaaataacaataattttcaaTCAGAAATCGAAATTACTATAGTGCTTAATTTAAAATCAGAAATTAGACTTTATCATCTCATATGAGGCTCATACTCTGAAAGCTACAAAGATAATCAACATTTCTCTAACAGAATATTTGTGCATCTAGAATTTAATCTGTTCAAAGATAGAAATACATATTTCTGTTTGTACATGAGTATGCATGCGtttgagagagagtgtatgtgtgtgtgtgtgtgtgtgtgtgtgtgtgtgtgtgttaggctgGTGATattgctagtgtgtgtgtgtgtgagagtgtgtgttaggCTGGTGATAtcgctagtgtgtgtgtgtgtgtgtgtgtgtgtttgagagtgtgtgttagGTTGGTGATATtgctagtatgtgtgtgtgtgagtgtgtgttaggtTGGTGATattgctagtgtgtgtgtgtatgtgtgttaggcTGGTGATAtcgctagtgtgtgtgtgtgtgtgagagtgtgtgttaggTTGGTGAGATGGATCTTCTCCGTAACCATCCGAAGCTCAAGAACTTCATGATTCTCACGGTAACATGCATGACTCCTCCCAGGTTATACAGCATGTGATAGAAGGTGTGAACAGACAGGCTGCGCGTCTCATCCGCGTACTTCAGTGCCACGATCGGAGTGTACAGAGGATTCGTCAGGTTACGGAACGGAGGCCGCGGCGACTCGATCACCTTCTTAGTGACCTTCAGAGACACACAGCATATGATAAACACTTGAGCTCTGTGAGGTTGGGTGGATCTTATTCCCTGCAAATGTATTAACTGTTCATAATCTGGAaggaaatcattctgaaagtgaaaacagtgatattgtgaacgGGTATGAGTTGATGTTCTCACCTTAGCGACGTCTTTAGGTGTTTGTCCCAGGCCTTGGAAGAGGTTGACTTGTGTGGGCAGGTAGCAGGACCTGAAGTGATGGAGCGTCTCTGGATCAGCACCAACAAACTCCTTCTTAGAGACTTCTGTCATCAGCTTCAGCTCAAACTCAGTGTTTACAGGCCCGGGCTCGATCAtcgacacactgacacacacacacacacacacagatgggaaatacgTCAGACTGAAGTGAGAGACATCAGCACAGATCTAGTGTTCATGCTGTTtgatcactgaaaaaaaaaaagagtccaagaCCATCAGAAACCTTAAGTCACatgacaggaagaggaaatgAGGAGTGTGAGTCGAATGGCAAATGCTGAGACTCACTAGACGTTAAAATTCATCAGCTGGATGGCGAGACCCTCACACAGTCCCTCCGTGGCAAACTTTGACGCGGAGTAAACATCATTAAACGCCACACCTGTGAAGAACAACATGAGTCTGATTTGTTTGGTGTTTCAGCATGTGTGTGATTCAGCAGATCCTCATGAgagcgtgtgtgtctgtgtgtgtgtgtgtgtgtgtgtgtgtgtgtgtgtgtgagcgtctcaCCATGCAGGCCCAGCACGCTGCTGATGACGATGATGTGTCCGGAGCGTCTCCTCTTCATGTCAGGCATCACCTCTTTAATCATGCGCACAACACCATAGAAATTGGTCTCGAACACCTGCTCCATCTCGTCCAGACTGAGAGCCTCAATCGGCCCCACCAGACCCACGCCAGCGTTATTAActacacacacagatcacagctTGACTGAACCTTCACTGCTCTAACACAGTGACATGGAGCTTCCATCTTTACCTTCTTCTTCAGTACTTGTTTAGTTGCTGTGCTGGATTAATTAGTTAAGCTCATTTATAGGGAAGCACCGAATGTTTGGCAACCAAAATTATTCAGCtgaaaacagcaaaaacaataataagcaAGACAATCAAATAGCGACCACCGGAGAGTGAGAGGCATGTATGGCAAGCGGTTTTATCATAAAATATTCCCAGCGTCACTCGTCGTAATTGCATTTTTACTaataacaattcaattagagatcTCTCTAATTCAGTTCTAACTAGTAAAAATGCAATGATAGAGCTCTCTAAATAAATTCTTACTAGT
Encoded proteins:
- the LOC113088208 gene encoding retinol dehydrogenase 8-like; this encodes MRDLKRKDKLVEAAGDVYGKTLSLLTLDVCSDESVKQCVDSIRDRHVDILINNAGVGLVGPIEALSLDEMEQVFETNFYGVVRMIKEVMPDMKRRRSGHIIVISSVLGLHGVAFNDVYSASKFATEGLCEGLAIQLMNFNVYVSMIEPGPVNTEFELKLMTEVSKKEFVGADPETLHHFRSCYLPTQVNLFQGLGQTPKDVAKVTKKVIESPRPPFRNLTNPLYTPIVALKYADETRSLSVHTFYHMLYNLGGVMHVTVRIMKFLSFGWLRRRSISPT